A segment of the Manis javanica isolate MJ-LG chromosome 17, MJ_LKY, whole genome shotgun sequence genome:
GGTTAGCCGAGAGATGGTACTTAAAGCCGTAGAGGCACCCAGGAAATACGTGCCGTAGGGTGGATGGACGGGTATTGCCCAGGCAGGTCCGTAGGTCAGTCGGGCTTCTGCCTCCTGAAATCCATCCCCCAGTGGAAGGAGAGAAAATGCAGGTGGAGAGAAAGCCAGGCTTCCGCATAGCTTCAGATGCTCCCTCCTGCCACGAGCTCTTCTTTGAAACCCTCCTGTTTGGCACTTCTACAAAAAAGGACGTTTGCCTCTTTGCCCTAACTCAACTCCTCTACATGGAAAATGGCAACTCCCGGAGGTCAACACATCAAGTCATCAGTTCCTCGTCGCCATGACAAAAATTCTGACCCTCTCCCCAAGTCCTGGGACCACAACTCCAGGTGCCCTTCTCCGTCTGGACCCCAGTTCTCTAACATGGTTCTTCTTCCCCAGGCGTCTCTCAGGAGTATCCCAAGATCCTCAATGGCACCAATGGGACCCACGGGTCTCTCTCAGGGGGCTACACCTGCCtcccccactctcagccctggCAGGCAGCTTTACTGGTGCACGGGCGGCTGCTCTGTGGGGGTGTCCTGGTCCACCCCAAGTGGGTCCTTACCGCAGCACACTGTCTGAAGGAGTATGTGGGGGCCAGGGGAGCACAGGGCTGAGGATGGGACTGGGGTGGTGGGTGGAGCtagggggctgggggtggcagtGGAGTCCAAGCAGAGGATTTGGATGGGATTGGAGTTGCGGACATGGACGATGTTTGGAGATgaggaaggtggggtggggaaggggctggggctggggtggtgaGGGGCTCATACTCTTCTCTAACCACCCCCTTCCTACACCCACAGTGGGTACCGAGTTTACCTGGGCAAGCATGCCCTGGGGCGTGTGGAGGCCGGCGAGCAGGTGAGGAAGGTGGTCCGCTCCATCCCCCACCCTCACTACCAGGTCAGCCCCACCCACCAGAACCACGAGCACGACATCATGCTCCTGGGGCTGCAGTCGCCCGTCCGGCTCGGGGGCCGCATTCGCGTCCTGCCGCTCTCCCACGAGGACCGcctgccccctggcacctgctGCCGAGTGTCCGGCTGGGGCACCACCACCAGCCCCCAGGGTAGGCACCTGCTCGGGCCCCCGAGGTCTCAGGGTGGCCAGGAAAATGGGGACGGAGCTGGGAGGGAAGATCAGGGGAAGATTCCTTTagagataaaaatggaaattaaatgtaTATGTAGTTACGTATAATATCTAACATATACAATCTATAGAGTTATTGtccttttataaatataaatttataaatatatagttatatatattctATGTCAGTGTGTATAAATGTATTAAGTTAAATATTGTTATCAATTATATAATGTAGTTATATTAGTTATatcttttatataaatacatgaatataaaTTTATAGTTATATGATGCCATGTATCTCCTTTATATGAAACTGTATAACCTCATATAAAGTTATGTTATGTATTTATAGATCACATAGTTATTATAtcctttatataaatgtatataaatttataagtCTAAagttatatatgatatataatgcTATTGATCATGTAGTTCTATATACCTTATataaatttgtaaatatatataatagatactatatatgtgtatggtatatttatgtaaatatatacctatatataaatatgcaagtcatataaattaaatttattttctaaattataaacTGTATATGCATTtaagtatatttgtatataaataatatactttttaTGGAGatgatacataaatatatgtaaataaatatataacataaaatagatTTCATCTCTCGATAggtataaatttattaaatatgatCAAACATAGCTATGTCTTTTGTGTGTAAATTGCATGTAATGTATAAAGTCAGTCTCAGCAGCAAGAGCCCTTTGCATCCCTGGCAGCCCCCCGCTCTCTCCTGGTCGGTGCTGGGCTTCCCCCCCAGTGTGCCCGTCCCCATGCAGTCCCCATGCCCTGCCCTCTCCACCTCTCCTCCGCCTCACGTTTTCCCCATTTCCCACCCCCTCACCATCTGTCCCTCCccgtccctccccacccttctcctgtccctcaccatctctctctctcccatcttTCCTCACACGTCTCCCTATTTCTTGCCACCCTTCCATCTCTTCGTCTTCCTCACCCCAACTCTGTTTTCTGCCAACTCCCTGTGCCCCTGGCTCTCCGGTTTAACTCCCACCCCACAGCCTGTCCAGGACAGACACCCTCAGAAtggtctctctctcctccccagtgAGTTACCCCCAAGCCTTGCAATGCGCCAACATCCAGCTCCGCTCTGAGGAGGAGTGTCGTCGCATCTACCCGGGAAGGATCACGCCCAACATGCTGTGTGCGGGCACAGAGGAGGGCGGCAAGGACTCCTGCGAGGTGAGGCCTGGGGCGCGGGTGGGTTGCCATGGGCCGGGATGGGGCACCGGAGGGCGTGGGCACAGAGGCTGGTGCGTCCGGCCCTGGGGGAACCAGCCTTTGTAAGGTAAGAGGTCTCCTCGCATAAAGAGTCAAGATGAAAAGATGGCACCCATGGCTGGCAAATAGAATTCATCTGAAGTCCCAGCTTGACTGACAGTAGCTGCCCAGTCCCTTGTGTTGACACGCATGAAGGCTGGGATCCTTtggttgcaaatgacagaaatccCACTCAAACCAGATTTAGCAAAACTGGTTTTGTAACTGAAAAGTCCAGGGGTGGCTTGCTTCGGGCACAGATGGAACCACGTGCGCAGATGACGTGTTCAGGACCCTGTGTCTGGCTAGCTCTCCGCTCTTCCGCTTCTGTTCAGCTTCACTCTCAACGAAGCTCTTTCCAGCCAGTAGCCCCAGTGGCCCCAGCAGCTATGGGATTCCAGCCCACCCTCGAAGCAACCCTAGTggaaagagggaacagaaacatcTCGAGCATGAGTCTCACGAAGCTGACTTAAGTCATATGTCCTGAGCCAGCACTCTGGCCAGACCTGTGGGATTCTCGGTGGGACCGGGTCTGAGTCACACGACTCCCTgtgggggctgggaaggggcGAGGGCAAGCAGCATGGactgggagcaggggaggggttATTCCCCAGGTGGGACCATCAGGAGGCTGTTACCAAAATAAGGGGAAATGGATACTACATGGGCCAACAATACCCTGTGTCTAATAGAGGAGGCTCCTTAGATTGGGTTCGTTCAGTGGGGAACAGTATGATAATGAATTAATGATGTGTGCCTCGATCAATTAGTCATGACTGCATTGCACCCCGGGGAGAGGTGGCAGGACATGTGTGTTGCAAACTCTATCCAGATGTGCATGGTTAATCCAGTAGTAAGGTGGCACTAAGCAGCCACGAAACCAAATAGGGTTGGGGGCCCGGGGTGCAAGGTGAGATTCGGTACCAGGGAACCAAAAATGGATATATGAGGTAAGCTGTCACCACTTTAATGAAacggagaaacagaaaaatagggAGAGACAGAAGTCTCTTACTCTTGGCCTCGATGTCCATctatctctgtctccctctctgtccctctgtcccccgCTGTCTTCCTCTGattcttcatctctgcctccatgcatgtctctctccatctttctctCCCCACACATTCCCATTTCTGCCTTTGTTTGACTCCAGCAAGagccccacctctctctctccccaactcaGGGCGATTCCGGAGGCCCCCTGACCTGTAACGGGACGCTCCATGGCATCATCTCCTGGGGGGACTTACCATGCGGGCAGCCCGACCGGCCTGGCGTCTACACTCGAGTCTCTCGATATGTTTCATGGATCCAAGAAACAATCCGAAAATACACAACCCAGAAGCAGAAATGGACGAAAGGCCCACAGTAAGAGGGGGGCTACCTTACCAGCCCCCATCCTCCCACTGTCGTCTGCTTTGCCCAGGCACTCCCGAGGGGTTCCGCTTGACCTGGTGATCTACGTTCACAAGATACCCAACCCCAGCTGACATTCCCGTGTTTCAAAAGCGTTCAGTCACTGCCTGCATCCCCATCACCCAGAGGTTACATCCCTGAAACATGCCAGCCCCCCGTATGACCCAGACAACATTCCAGGTCTCCCAAGTGTGTAAACACAACCCAGGTTTCCATCTGAATGTTCTATCTGTGGAATGCTCTTAAATACTCCCATCAGCTCTTCTCAACAATAGCCTACATACTGTGAAGGGACCTTCCTTGACAACATCCTATACCCATCCAAATATGTATCCATTGCCAATATTCTAGAGCCTTCTGTGTTTTGTACTCAAGGTTCTAGACTGCTGTGATATTTCACTCTGAAAATATTCTCTTGTGTTGAGAATCTTCTGCCCTGACAATATTCTGTGCATATCTGAATGATTCATCACAGTGAATATTGTATCCTTATAATGGTTCATTTTCACAGAGTTCTGCATTTCCCAATGTCCCATCCCTACTCGCCTCCCACATTCTGCCAATATCTGGTTTCTGCCAGTGTTCCCTGTCTCGGAATCCCCATGTCCACTAAAGATGAATAGCACTGTAGACTCTAGAGTGATGTGGTTCAGTATCTCAAGGTGCTTCCATGCCTGGACCTGTTGTCCATCAAATAGCTGCCCTTTTATCTCATCTCCTCCGTGAAGATCCTTGTTTTATACCCTTGTGTTTATTACCTTTGCCCATGACCCCAGAAATGCAGTGGTTAAATGCTCAAGCCACTAGAGTCCCTGCTTTGAACAAGTCAAAAAGCCCATCCCctctctattttctcatttgtaaaatagggctCTTCATTTTTCCTCATAGCATTGTTATGAGAATAAATGTGAAGCGCTTACCACTACTATTATTTGCATGGTTCCCTATAAGATATTACCTTATGATGTCAGTAACAACCCCTTAAAATTTGCAGTGTCCAAAAAGTATCGCATTCAAGTATTTCTCTCAGACGTCACTCAGTGCTGACAATGTGCAGGCACTCTCCTGGGCATTGGTAAATATGATCTtgtttattcaacagatattggTACCCATCACAAGCCAGGCACTGTTGCAGACACAGGTGATACACAGTGAGTCAAACAGACAAAAACTTCTGCCATTGTAGGGCTTCCACTCTTTGTGGGGCGAGACTATTAAAAAAGATGAATAGATAATTAGATTGCCAAGCAACAATTCTGAGCCATGGCCAAAAATGAAGCAGAGATGAAGGACAGGGAATGTTGAGTTGGGGGCCGAGGGGGAGTTGCTATTTTAAACAGGATGGTCTGGGAAGATGGGAGATGGTGACTTTTAAAGAAAGACTGAaaaggatggagggagagagCTTGGGTGCCCATCTGGGGAGCAGCACCCCACGAGGAGAATGCAGCAAGTGCAAAGGGTCTGAGGCAGGAGCCTGCCTGGTGTGTCTGAAGATCGGTGAGGAGGGTGAAGAGGTTGGTGTGGAATTGACCACAGTAGCCCAGGGAGGAGGTGATGGCTCTTGGATTGGGGTGATAGCCTCCTCGGAGGAGTTAAGAGGTCAGATTTGCATCTCTTTGAAGGGATTTTCATTGTGGGACAGCGTCTGCTGACAACAGATGGAGAGTGTAGAGAGAAAGGAATCAAGGGTGATTCCAACCAGTGCTTTGGCCTGAGCAGCCAGAAGGATGTGGCTGCCATTTACTAAAATGGGGGGAAACTTTGGCAGGAACAAGTGTGCAGGGAAGTTTAGAGTTTttcttttgaactatttttttagTCAAGTGGCAATGAACTCTTCCTTAAGGGGATTTACAGAAAGTTAACAAATACACAAACTAAGTAGCTACAGATGGTGATATTTCTATGACAATAAATGTGGTCTGCAGAAGATGTAAACAGGGTGTGGTGTTAGAGAATTAGAGGGGAGGCTTTTTGAATAGAGTGGTCAGGGAGcacttcttggaggaggtggcatttggcCAATGCCCTAAAAGGTGAGCAAGAGCCACTGGGGCAAAGTCCCTGAGCTTAACCTATTCCAGGACCTTCACGAAGGCCAGTGTGAGTAGTGTTAATGAGTACTGGAGTCAGATTTGGCCGGAGCCAAATATACAGTATCTTTTTAGGCTGTGGTGCAAGGTTTGGTTTTTCTTCCATTGTGATGGACGGCACCAGAGGGGTGGTGAACAGGGAGGACACCATCATTCTGACTGCTGGGTGGGAGGTGAACacaagggggtgggggagtggaagTAGGGAGACCAGACTAGAGTGGGCTGCAGTGATGGGGGAGGTGGGCAGGTGATGGCTTGGGAGATGGAGGTGGTGGGACGAGAGACGGAAATGGTCTGGAGAGAGGGTTTTGCAACAGCATCCAAGCAATTTAGTGTTGTAGTTTGATTCTCATTATTTAGTCATGTTCTATAAAGTTGCCGTGAATACTGAATTAGCAAATGCTTGAACGGCTGCTCTTAGGGAAAATATTGCATCAGATTCCTGCCAGCTTCTGGTCACGTTTTCATCAACCAATCAGTACATaatcttgttttatgtttttctctaaacACTCTTAATCTATATTGTTGACTCATTCCCACTGAGCTCACAGCCAGCAGCACTAAAACATGTCTGACAGAAGTTCATCTAAGATACATCTTCCCTGTAAGGCACATCACACCCTTTCACTTGGGAACACTAGCCAGCACTTCAGTGCTGCACTGGGGGACATTTTAAATGACAGCATCACCAAGAGAAAAACCTCAAAATATGCAAAACTGTGGCACTAAATAAACCAGGAAAAGGAAACTTGTTTGCCACATGAGAGCTGAATGAGAAGGCAGAAGAACATCCCTTGGGGTGACTCAGACTTTTATCACTTTATGCATGTCCACAGATGCCCCCACGCAAGGACCGGTTTTGGGGTTACCAATAGATTTCAGTGAGTAGGAGAATTAGCACATTTGGAATCTGTGATGAAGAGGACGAACTATGTACGTGCCGGTGAAGGACTGCCATCACCCCTGGGCCCTCTGGGGAGACTGTACTTCAGTGTTGAAAAGCACAGAAGGTAACATCTGAAGGATCTGGTTTTGAATCGAAAGATCTTTATCTTTtggagcctccatttcctcctctggtTACCAACTGGACCCGCTTCTCAGGGCTATTGGGACGAGTGAGCGAAAGATTGGCATTTCAAGGCTTTGCCTGGAGCAGCTTCTCAACCAGTGGAAAAGCAACCTGATGTAGCAGCTGACAACGGAGCTTCtgaggccaggctgcctgggtgtgaatcccagccctgccacttatTTAACCCTGTGACTTACTCACctcctccatgcctcagtttccccaccacTTAAATGGGAATTACAATGGTACTTAACACCAAAGGGCTTCAAGACCTAAAGCAAAGGGCTAAACTGTAAAGTTAACAGAAGATAGTGGTAGTGAACATTTTTGTGACTTGAGGATGAGGAAGGACTGTTTAAAACTTCAGAAGGATGAATCAGAAGGCACAACTTGGTTAATCTGATTACATCAAAGTTAAGCATTTCTGTTCAACAAAATACAAGGTAAATCGATGGATGGGGGTATTTGCAACCTGTAGTATTAACCCAGGGTTGCATGTAGAATGTTAAAGGAGAAGAACAGGAGAATTGTGGATGAAGGAAGCAAAAAATCAtatgaaaatgtgtatttaaagaCTTATTAGTTATCTAATAAATGCAAGTACAAATAACATATTGCCTACTGTTTATTAGATGgattaaaaatctttaaagctGAATAACGCAAGTATTGGTAGGGATGCAGATACATAGGAACTGCAAGGTGCAGTTATTTGGAAAGTGATTTGTCCCTCCTTGGTTGAATTAAGTATATGCACTCTAGGACCCTGTAGCTCCCCTCCTAGATGTCTGTCTAAGGGCAATGATTGTGCAGGTCACAAAGGGGCAGAAACAAGGTACCCATCACTGAGCTCTTTGCTGTGCTGGAAATTAGAAGAAAGTCAGGTGTGCCCACTAATGGGATGGGGGATAGGATGTGGTACAGGCTACCGTGGAGGACTATACAACACTTAAAAGCAACAGACTGGACATGTATGTGAACGCAATCTTAAAGGTAGAATGCTACTAACTacaattatgaaaatgaaaaagactgacAATGCTAAGTGTTGGCAACGTTGTGGGGCAACTGGAACACTTCCACACAGCCGGCTAtaatgtgaaatggtacaactGTTGCCAGGTATCCATGTCTTGGgggggtctctccctgtgcactaggtgaaacctcaactcAAACAGTGGAGGCCTCTTGACTCTGATTGGGAAAGAATTCGAGATCAGGTCAAACAAGTGCCAGcaggaaaggaattcattaaagtgagagtagaagcaaatgtcagcagccatgcaggcagcaaagagcaaagaagaacagagggagaaagggaactcCTGCTTGGTGTAGGGCCAATCCTTTGCCAACTCATAAAGTCAGGGTCATCTGGTGTCCAGTATCTCCACGGTGTGGGATCTAAGCCCCCACCGTCCCAGATACTTGGGGGAGCTGAGAAGctctggatggagtgagatgatgttctgagaacttcccaaagtaaagaaaagagGTTTTTTTGGGCAGTCTTCTAAAGAATGAACAAGGTAGTGATGGGAATGTGCAAGCCCCTCCCTACTCAGAGATTCCAGCAGCCCCTTCCTTATTTGTCAGAAATAAACCAGAGAGAGGAAAGATTGtgtttaagactagaaagctgaatgaaatagggaagtgacaaagacacttaGCACGAGAGATGGAGGTTGCAAGTTCTTGTCTTTATAATTAAAAAGTCCAGAGTGCAGGAGGCTTATGcagcaagaaagtttatttggtaAGACAGCATACATTCAGATGGttgtgcaggtgacctcagagaggaggcgtgcTTAAGAGGTTTAGGGTtcggggttttatagggccttttgagTAGATGTTAGCGTAAGGCTAATTAAGGTGATTAACAATacctttgaagttttattttaagaataggaTTATTAGGGGACTGTGTTGATCCCGATCTCAGCTTTCTTTTggtaggttcatttacacttcagaggtctgACTCTTGACCTGGTTACAACGTTACTTGATTGAATAAGGCGACTAGAAGatgaggaagaacagcatatagattaagttaaagaataagtgggcctttttcacaggctaagtaaATTTTACAGCAGTGTGACGCGTGTCCtatttccctgctctatctcacaaccactttggaaaacatttggcAATCTCTTATCAAGTCAAACACATTTATCATACAATCCAGCTCTTCTACTCCTAGATGTctgcccaagagaaataaaaacgtATGTCCACACAATGATTTGTGTGTGAatattcactgcaacattatatGTAACAGCCAGAAACCAGAAGCAACCGAGATATCCAGCGACTGGTGACTGGATTAACGTTGTAGTAGGTCTATGCAGTGGGATAGGCCACAGCAATGAGAAGGAATGAACTGTTGATAGAAAAATGCAACAAACAAGGGTGAACCTGACATTCATCATGCTATTGTGAGAAGCCAAACATTTATGTCCTAAAACAGGCTAAACTATAGTGGCAGAatgtagatcagtggttgcctggggctggggtggggagggtagcTTTTGTAAAAGGAGCAGAAGGCAGCTTAAGGATGGAGGGAAGGTGggaagtgtaagataaattctagccaaaatgaGCAGGCGACGAGAGGGAACAAAGGGCCAGggagtttatttgagcgcaattccggGGCGAGATttcccagtctacagaaatggaggctggggaagtcgcatTCAATCAAGGCAGGCAGAGAGTTTTTAAAGgtggtagggggaggcagagcttagatttagagcggtgcgaggattggctagcctaaggcacatttttcaggttgggagggggcagcagccggggactttggcacctcatcagtgtctgatgtgctcacccctcccccccagtgccttcaaccttacaggaGGgactgttttatattttgattatgGTGGAGGGCAGGTGATGGCATCCAATTTCCAAAATTCACCTAACTGAACAATTAAAATGAATGGATTATGTTTTATGCAATTCCTTAttcaacaatgaaaaatgaaagaaacacagtTCTGAACTAAAAATcgataaaataaaagaatagacTATGTACCACGATACCATTAGCATATATTAAAACTACACAAAACACAATTTGTAAGAACATATGCTAATAAAAAGTACATCACAGTAAATGTACTAAATGTTGCTGAACCATACACcttaaatggttaattttatgatacaggaatttctccttcatttttttaaaaaaggctatgTAGTAAAAAATACAGTAGCAAAAGGTAAATGATAATCAGGATAAAACAAAGGATACACCATGAAGGTCATAGCAAAGGatacacaacaataaaaacaatagcaaaggACCCACAGTAGGAAAGATAATAGCAGAAGGGaaagggaataaaataaataggGAAGACAAGGGACCTTGTCCAGATCATTAATGATAATGAGCCACCAATGAATTCAACTCTCTCCCTCTGAGAATTGAGGTCTATCTTAAAACAGCACCTACTTCAGAGGGCTTTTAGGAGGATCAATTGTGTTAATATTTGAAAAGCCTTCAGAAGAATGCCTGGCCCTGAGCGCCTGCTCAGTGGTGCTGTCATTAGCGTCATTACTGTCCCTCTTATTGATACAAGTGTTACACGGTCTCCAAGGTCCAGCGAAAGACAAGCCGCCTGGGAAGGCAGCTGGGGGTTTGGGAGAATGGGAGGCAGCCGCCCAAATCCTTCCTGTGGAACGGGACATGATGACAGACCTGGCTGGAGCTCCTGACTTCATTCAGGAGGGCTGGCCAGGCGGCCAGCTGCTCAGCCATCGCCCCCCCCTCCCTCTCCAAGGACCTCGCAGCCACACGCCCTCTTCTTCCTGTTTTTTGCCCAGGGGAATTTTATTAACAATGGGATCTTGTACAGACAGGCCTTTGGAAAGCTGCGGAGGGAGGGCGGGAAGGGTGTCCAAAGGGTAACAATCCTTGCTGGCACTGGTGGGGCATAAaccctttcttttcattctcccaAGGCCCTGTTTCGGGGAATGTCAGCCCCCTCCCCGCTAGACCCAGACTTAGAAGTCGCCACAGTTGAGCCCATCCAAGCTGATGGATACACATTCCCATACTCTCCACAATCATTCCCAGGGACTTCTCCCATCTAGT
Coding sequences within it:
- the KLK13 gene encoding kallikrein-13 isoform X6 translates to MATPGGQHIKSSVPRRHDKNSDPLPKSWDHNSSGYRVYLGKHALGRVEAGEQVRKVVRSIPHPHYQVSPTHQNHEHDIMLLGLQSPVRLGGRIRVLPLSHEDRLPPGTCCRVSGWGTTTSPQVSYPQALQCANIQLRSEEECRRIYPGRITPNMLCAGTEEGGKDSCEGDSGGPLTCNGTLHGIISWGDLPCGQPDRPGVYTRVSRYVSWIQETIRKYTTQKQKWTKGPQCPHARTGFGVTNRFQ
- the KLK13 gene encoding kallikrein-13 isoform X5, which codes for MWPLAAVIAFLTVALSGGVSQEYPKILNGTNGTHGSLSGGYTCLPHSQPWQAALLVHGRLLCGGVLVHPKWVLTAAHCLKDGYRVYLGKHALGRVEAGEQVRKVVRSIPHPHYQVSPTHQNHEHDIMLLGLQSPVRLGGRIRVLPLSHEDRLPPGTCCRVSGWGTTTSPQVSYPQALQCANIQLRSEEECRRIYPGRITPNMLCAGTEEGGKDSCEGDSGGPLTCNGTLHGIISWGDLPCGQPDRPGVYTRVSRYVSWIQETIRKYTTQKQKWTKGPQCPHARTGFGVTNRFQ
- the KLK13 gene encoding kallikrein-13 isoform X1 yields the protein MWPLAAVIAFLTVALSGGVSQEYPKILNGTNGTHGSLSGGYTCLPHSQPWQAALLVHGRLLCGGVLVHPKWVLTAAHCLKDGYRVYLGKHALGRVEAGEQVRKVVRSIPHPHYQVSPTHQNHEHDIMLLGLQSPVRLGGRIRVLPLSHEDRLPPGTCCRVSGWGTTTSPQVSYPQALQCANIQLRSEEECRRIYPGRITPNMLCAGTEEGGKDSCEGDSGGPLTCNGTLHGIISWGDLPCGQPDRPGVYTRVSRYVSWIQETIRKYTTQKQKWTKGPQYWYPSQARHCCRHR
- the KLK13 gene encoding kallikrein-13 isoform X4; translation: MEAFVERMRTMEETSRASGLPRLPCSPSGSAMWPLAAVIAFLTVALSGGVSQEYPKILNGTNGTHGSLSGGYTCLPHSQPWQAALLVHGRLLCGGVLVHPKWVLTAAHCLKDGYRVYLGKHALGRVEAGEQVRKVVRSIPHPHYQVSPTHQNHEHDIMLLGLQSPVRLGGRIRVLPLSHEDRLPPGTCCRVSGWGTTTSPQVSYPQALQCANIQLRSEEECRRIYPGRITPNMLCAGTEEGGKDSCEGDSGGPLTCNGTLHGIISWGDLPCGQPDRPGVYTRVSRYVSWIQETIRKYTTQKQKWTKGPQCPHARTGFGVTNRFQ
- the KLK13 gene encoding kallikrein-13 isoform X2, whose translation is MWPLAAVIAFLTVALSGGVSQEYPKILNGTNGTHGSLSGGYTCLPHSQPWQAALLVHGRLLCGGVLVHPKWVLTAAHCLKDGYRVYLGKHALGRVEAGEQVRKVVRSIPHPHYQVSPTHQNHEHDIMLLGLQSPVRLGGRIRVLPLSHEDRLPPGTCCRVSGWGTTTSPQVSYPQALQCANIQLRSEEECRRIYPGRITPNMLCAGTEEGGKDSCEGDSGGPLTCNGTLHGIISWGDLPCGQPDRPGVYTRVSRYVSWIQETIRKYTTQKQKWTKGPQ
- the KLK13 gene encoding kallikrein-13 isoform X3; translation: MSSRTVAGESQPHLYNPTGRDSWKPVCLVRLSWTPLYAPFYFSVINQNREHSLSEFRVLPRFTETALAILNDSCHGSLRGEDENNGRNQPGIWFAPPALLPIRKRHVAPGRCDRLPDGGPVRRGYRVYLGKHALGRVEAGEQVRKVVRSIPHPHYQVSPTHQNHEHDIMLLGLQSPVRLGGRIRVLPLSHEDRLPPGTCCRVSGWGTTTSPQVSYPQALQCANIQLRSEEECRRIYPGRITPNMLCAGTEEGGKDSCEGDSGGPLTCNGTLHGIISWGDLPCGQPDRPGVYTRVSRYVSWIQETIRKYTTQKQKWTKGPQCPHARTGFGVTNRFQ